TGGACAGGATGCTGCTGCTTTTTTGAGGGGAAAACCAGGCCATCATCTCCATGAGGGTCTGAGAGGGTCAACTCTGAGCTCCCTCCTCACAGGAGGGGTAGTAGACAGGTCCCCACTTGACCCCATGACcttcagatggatggggttttcCAGGCCAGGAACCTTCATGCACATTCTTCCTCATTCCTTTGAACAAAGGCTGTAAATTACTGggtatggccaactgaaacccaccgcaaatatcctggttttgctcaACTACCCCCTTCCCCGCTGCCCTGAGGTGCTCGTAATTCGCCTTTCCAGAGGagcctgcctatgcatggtgagctcatgaccagaccttatacagtaactttccagttatgatcaaaatacttgataggtcaagatttaaccctgtattgtggattaatgattaccttaacctttatTCTAACCCTTGAGTATATTTACCTGCTTGCACCCCCCAATAAAcgagttgtctctctgaagcttctctcaGAGAAGGTTGTGAATTCCTCTCTGAGCACTCTCCCTCATCAACAGGGTTCCCAGGAACCCCGGGGTGGCCCATCTCCCCCACGATGCTAAGAAGAGAACTGGCCCCcataggttttattttattttcccagtCTTTCCTGGTGTTTACTTTGCTTTCTTCAGACTCCCAGGGTTTGGGGGTGTTTCGGGGAGCAGATGCACGTGGGCAGCCTGCACAAGAGGCCCTGCTCTGTGAGACAATCGgcactgtctctctgtcctcataCCCATGGCTCTTGTGAGCAAAAACAGTGGACAGGGCCTTacctggacacattggtgtccCTATACTCAGTTAAGGGCTGTGTTGGAGGCAGCCTTGGAGGGGCTTGGGCTGTGCCATGCAGCCTAGGCTTCTTCCCTTGGGATTCCCATGTGCTGAGGGTTCTGAGAGCATGAGCGCCCTGACCCCAGTAGGGGCAGAGCTCCAGGGGCTGTATTGCGGCATGGGCGGAGGCTCAAACGACTGTGGATGTTTGCCTGTtgttaaaatgctttttttttttttctttattgaggaattaatgttttacattcgacagtaaatataatagtttgtacatgcataacatttctcagttttccatataacaatacaacccccactagatcctctgtcatccttttttgaacctgtattctcttttactttggtgcaatacgccaattccagttcaggttctacttgtgttttctcttctgatattgttttttaacttctgcatgagagtgagttcatcccatattcatccttttgcttctgacttatttcacgtaacatgagtttttcaaggtccatgcaagattggctgaaaatggtgaagtcaccatttttaatagctgaataatattccattgtgtatatataccacaacttgctcagtcactcaaaTGTTGTTGGATAACAtggattgctttcaggttttggctattacaaattgtgctgctaagaacatatgtgtacacagatttttttggatagctgtgttgggttccttaagctaTATCCTCAGAAGAGgacttgcaggatcatagggcaggtctatttccagccttctgagagttctccagactattctccacagaggctggaccaatttacattcccaccagcagtgcaggagggttcctttgaccccaaaacctctccagaaaatgcttttctaaataaataacttaattcactaaaaaaaaaaaaaaaaatcacctgggctcaagcaaaagttactaaagtcataggcccctaggaacatacctaaaatagacttcctagcttctttccaccctaaaatccctattctcatctgctgtgttcctccttttctgttcctgtttattaaaaattttgtcctGCTTGATATCTTATTACCTTTCAGCCATCGTGTTGCAGATGCCActctgactccatcctgacttcactgggcagatgacctcaccaatgtgtcctgaagtctcatcttctcagagccctaccccactagggaaagacagaaacaggctggggatatggatcaacctgtcaacatctatgtccagtggagaagcaattacagaagccagacctcccacttttggCACgcccaaaaaaaaaatggccccggTAATGAGAAACATTagggggaaatgaccagagggctttgaacccctggtccatcaggactctgagagagaagaggaaaaaaaaaaaaaaaaaggacacttggaGGTAGTACTAAgtatgggtgtgacttagaaagaaagaaaaagcactcATGGATGGCTCGAAGCACATGGACtgatggaaggatcctggttcgagcccccggctccccacctgcaggttagtcacttcacaagcggtgaagcaggtctgcaggtgtctgtctatctttctctctccctctttgtcttctcctcctctctcgatttctctctgtcctatccaacagcaataacaacaacaacaataataaacaagggcaacaaaagggaaataatggcctccaggagcagtggattcatagcgcaggcaccaaaccccagcaataaccctggaggcaaaaaaaaagacttctaatacatttatttctctctcttttgtggaTGTAGTGATTCCTATTTCTAACAGACTGTCCTATGTAAAGTCTAAGGGGGCAGACCATCAGGGTGTTCTTCACACCACTAATTGTTAATAATAATATTACTAGGATTAGTATCAAGAGTACTATCCACAACAGAGAAATGGTAAAATGTGACATGTCTACATGAAGAGTTGTATATcctgcaccttggtggctgaaagcaggAGAAGGTAAAGTaggacaaatggtttaataaacaggaacctaaaggtaagaatagagccacactgacttccctgggcagacgacctctccaatgtgtcctggaaccccacctccccagaggcctgtcccactcgggaaagagagaaacaggctggggtatggatcgacctgccaccaCCCACATCCAGctgagcaattatagaagccagaactcccaccatctgcacctcataaaaatttttggtccatactcccagaaggataaagaatagggaaacttcaaacagaggggataggatacagaactctgatggtgggaattatatggaattgtacccctcttatgctgcaATCTTGTTAAACACTATTGaatctaataaaaaagatagatagatagatagatagatagatagatagatagatagatagatggatggatatatatagaaacaggctgggtgtatggatcaacctgccaatgtccatgtccagtagagaagcaattacagaagccagagctcccatcttctgcatcccataaagaattttggtccttactcccagggggattaaaaatagggaagtttccaatagaagagatggaacatggaactctggtggtgggaactgtgtggaattgtacccctgttatcttacagtcttgtcaatcattattaaattactattaaaaaataaaacaaataaaaagtttgaaaaaaataattgtaCAGTCACGAACACTGTTACTGTCTATCGTTACAGAAAACCGGGCCGAGAAAACAAAAGACTGAACTAAGACTAAATGctaaagaacaaggaaaaccTGAAAACGTTAATAAGCATGTTATAAAAGAACTGGCAGACATTTGCAAAAAGGCAAAACCTCAGGAACTAAACTAATCCAGAGGAAAATACTTTCCTTATCTGATCAGGAAAGACTtacaatacatacatatattgatACTCAGATTCAGTATGGGCTTTAAGAAAAAACTCCTTTAAACaatgaaacaaaattaaaatggagTCTTTGATATACTCAGCAACCCCACCAAGAAGGTTGAACAAGATTTTTCCAGGTAATTTTGTCATACAAGTCAAATTTAAAATAATCCCAATATCCAGCACTAATCTGaggattcattttttaattaagtatGATTAGAAACAGtgaatctttaaaattaaaatacagaatTACTTTaggggggctagggagatagtatgaCAGTTTGTGCAGCAGTTTCACGCCTGTGgcctctaagatcccaggttcaggccACAGAACCACAAGTtatagtgctccggtaaaaagaaggaagaggagaaaaaggggggagaataAGAAGGGAGGATTTGAGGACTGTCCCAGGAGTTTAGTCTCTTAGGTGGAAAGAAAGGATGACGATAAGTGGAAAGGATAGTCTAGGCAAGAAACTATCTCATTCCCAGCAAACACATATTCACTCAGTCCTGTTATACCATCAGACAAGTGTGAAAGATTTAGTACAATAAACAAACACAAGCTCCTGCATAGAAACTTCCCAAGAAAATTCTGAAAGGTCCTCCTAAGAGTGGTGTGAAGGTAGCATTGAAGATGGTGTTAAGGTAGCTTCCTCCTGCAAAGCCACGAGGTCCATAACTGGTAGTTACGGCCAACAGAAcctaagggagagaggaggaagtgaCCAAGCAACTCTGGCAACTGCCAACACGAGGACTCTATTGTTGGCAGTGTGTGGGGcccaggaaggagaagaggaatatCCTACTTTAATTTCCCAACATCCCAGAGGAGAAAACAACTGCAACTGGCGGAAATGTAATCAAACAGTCAAAGGAGATGTGAGTAGCCGTGGGTATTGTGACACGCGCTTCAGTTTTATTGGTTCAAATACCACAAACGAGTCACAGGAATGGGAAAGGAAAGCACATATATTCCCACACCTCTCACATAGCCCTCTCTTCATCCAAACGTTATTTCCTTTTATACTGCTTCTaaattttctattagtgatttaataatgattaacaagattgtaagataacagaggtacaactccacacagttcccaccgccagagttctgtgtagcatcccctccattggaagcttccctgttctctccctctgggagtgtggaccaaaattctttatggggtaaaggagctggaaggtctggcttctgtaattgcttctctgctggacatgggtgctggcaggtcaattcatacccccagcctagttTTCACTCTCCCTGGAAAGGTGGGGCTCTGAgacgtgaggttccaggacacattaaatattcttttccttttttctttcttttttctttttctctttttatatatattttttatttttaccagagcactgctcagctctggtttatggcaatgcaggggattgaatctgggactttggagcctcaggccagagagtctctttgcataaccaatattctAGCTACCCCTCAAAAAAGATTATTTCTAATCTCAGCACTAGTGGTACCAACTCTGTACTGAGAATGACAAGTTTTCATTATTTATCAGCCCATTGGATTTTCTCTTTTGAAATGTGATTGTTCAGGCCTTTCAtccatttattcatctatttatatCAATTCAAAATATATTTGGGAAATAGCCAACAATAGCCAAGACACTCTTGCAGAACAAGATTAAGATGGGAGCTAttgcttggggaaaaaaaaaacttcataggATTTATATTATTGCTAATTAATTTATAGGATGTGTTTCTAGATCTTCTCAGttaagagaggtggagagataggGTGAAAGATACACCCTGAGAACCTGCTTTtgccgcttgtgaaatgactccctgaaCAGGGagcccaaggcttgaacccagattgttGCATGGGactttgagcttagtactatatgtactTAACTGCCAGGCCTCCCTGAcatttctttatccactgtgccacctcccggactcccTGACATTTCATTAAACCACAGATAATTAGATATGGATTGTATTTCACTATCTTGGTGGAAatacatttatctttttaaatctctaaTTAGATGCTTTctgtcatgtcttttttttttttcagtcattgtCTCAGTCTCAGAAGTACAAGTAAAATATGTGTTGAGCCATCTAAGACTATTATGGCatgtttttatcttatttttttttagacagacacagaaaggtaGTGTAACACAGtgtatatgaaaaaatatttttatcttcatGTCTTTCTGCATTTGATTGACACTTTTGCCTCTGAGCTTTCCAGGATATTAATTCTCTTTGCAGCTTGTCTAACCTGTTACtacctttatccactgtgtcttTGGGTTTGGTTACTTTATTTTGGGATGCATATATATGTAAGTCCTTTTCAAGTACTTGCTCACTTCTTTAAAGTTTTGTCTTCCCCACAGGTCTTTAAAGTGAAAATGATtccacaggggagtcaggcaagtggcgcaagtggcacaaagcaagaactggcgtaaggatcccagttcgagcccccggttccccacctgcaggggagtcacttcacaagtggtgaagcaggtctgcaggtgtctatctttctctccccctctctgtcttcccctcctctctccatttctctctgtcctatccaacaatgacaacatcaataataactacaacaattaagaaAAGTGATTCCAGAGACACTGCATGTGGAGGACATAGGTTTCATGCTTCGAGGCTAGCAGGTTTCATGCTTCGAGTGACATGGTTACATTTGGAGGGTATGGGTTTGTGGGACAAGGTGCCCAGAGCCCCCTCCTCATTGCCCTGGGCGCCCCTCACTGCTGTCAGCACTGATGCAGCAACCCTGTGAGACGTGATGGCGCTGGCTGGGATCACTCGCTCTTCCTCAGGTTACTGGGAGTCTGGGAGTCATTGAGCAAACCTCCTGGGTGGCTATGGATGATgaaacccacccccaccacccaccagcAGGAGAATGGGACAGAATTCTCAACCCCCCTCaacaccccaccccctttctcttgCTAAAAGCCTGGGAGGAGGAAGCACCAGCTGCCATTCACTGAGCAACGTTCCCAAGAAGATGCAGCCACTCCTGCTGCTGGTGGTCTTTCTCCTGCCCCCCAGGACTCAGACAGGTGAGCCACCTTCCCTCCCTCAGGGCCTGAGCTCACCCCACAGACTCTGGGGCCAAAACTGCCAGGCGCTTCCTAGCCATAGCACTGGCATACACTCACCAAGGTTCCTGAATTCAGTTCCTCCAGTTCCtcatctttaagatgtgcattgAAATGTCTGTAtcatatcaccatgcataaaggtcttggttcgagtcccccctccccacctgcagggaagacacttcaggagcagtgaagcaggtctgcaggtgtctatttttctctctccatatctacatatctatctcccctcccttatcaatttctctctgtcctgtcaagtaaaaataaagtagaaaggaaaaaaatggctgccaggaaccatggatttgtagtgtcatttatattcaagccccagtgataaccctggtggacagaaaggaagaaaggaagaaagaaagaaagaaagaaagaaattcctaTGTCACAGTCTCTATGAGAATGAAATGAGTGTGCATAAAACTCTTAGAATAAGGctcctagggagacagcataatggttatgcaaaagaatttcatgcctgaggctctaatgccccaggttcaataaccagctccacaataaaccagagctgaacagtgctctgatccctctctctttctgtctctgtctctgtctctctgtctttctctctttctgtattatattaaaattataaataaaattttaagatgcttttttaaaaacgCTTGGAATGCTATACAGTATACTGAGTTCACTCAGCCACACACAGGTCAGAGCCCAAGATATAAGGCTGAAGAACTAAATATaagtttattaattaatgaagAAGGAGCTTGGAAACTCCTAGTAGCAGGGAATGTCCAGGAAGAAAGTAACAGGGAATATCCAGGAGAGGGCGCTCCAACAGACTCTGGATTTGCCCATCCACTGGTGCAATTTCTACAGAGAAAACAGAAGCTGGACTTAATCTATAGCAAAAGTTGTTCTCTGGGGGAGAGTGGAAAGGGCTGAgatctggggtggggagtggattCCTCTTCAAGCCAGCAGTGTAGAACCGGGGGCGCTCCTCCACAGTTTGGACCCCGAGACCCCAGTTCTCCCCAATGAGCCCTCCTGCCCCAGCTTCAGCTCCTGCCCTGGCCATCGGCCGCCCTCAGAGAACAGAGACAAGTGCTGGCTGCTTCCTTGCAGGGCAGATCATCGGAGGCCGCGAAGCCaggccccactcccacccctacaTGGCTTATCTTCGGATCCAGGCCCCAGTGGGGACCGTCAGTTGTGGGGGGTTCCTGGTGAGAGAAGACTTCGTGCTGACAGCAGCTCACTGCCATGGAAGGTGAGGGGCTGAGGTGCTTCCCAGCGACCAGTGACACAGCCCAGGAGAGTTCATGAGGGGAGCAGCTGGAGGTTGTAAAAGAGACCAACCAGGATGGGAACAGAGGGTGGGAACAGGGAACAGGACAGTGTGAATGAGaaggagacagctcacttggatagggtgcTGTTTTGCTGTGTGTGACGCAGgactgagcctggcccccatcacactgaaggaagctttcactctctctgcctctataaaaaatggaaggagggcaaggggaggaggaggtagaaaaagggggtggagaaggagaggaagaggggaggaggagggagaggagaggagaatgaggggaggaggagaaagtagaGGAGGAttgggtggaggggaggagaagggagagaaagaggagaggaggagaggaggaggaagataggaggaggaaaaggaggatgaGGTTAAAAGAGCAAGAGACAGCCCTGGGGTACCAGTATTGGTAGAATGCAATGGCACTGaaaataccagagtgatgctctggttctctcttctcaataaataaacaaacacacaaaaaccaacggagggtggtccaggaggtggtgctgtaggttaagcactggactctcaagcattaggccgtgagttcaatcccagcatgcaTGTAACAGAGATAtccagttctttctctgtctcctcctttctcatgaattaattaattaataatcttttttaaatgcaAGGGAGAACTAGAAGGCAATGGAGCTCAAAATAAGATTTCTAGTAATCTCTCAGCCATCCTAGGGAAGGCAAAACTGAAGGTCTCTCTGTTCTGGGTGTCCAGCTCCAGACTGCTGGGAAGCAAAGGGCAGAGAGCTCAGCCAGGCACAGACAGGCTCCCCAGTCCCCTAGGCTCAGCTCCCATCCAGCCCTGCAGAGCTGAAGGCCTGGCACTCCCGGACCACCTTTCCTTGCAGCTCTATAGTGGTGACCTTGGGGGCCCACGACATTGGGGCTCAAGAAAGGACCCAGCAGCGCATCCCTGTGAGCCAAGCCATCAGACACCCTGACTATAACCAGGAGGAATTCCAGAATGATATCATGCTCCTAAAGGTACCTACCACCAGCTGAGGGAgggggcttcctggaggaagcaTCCTGGTGGGAGGAAAGGGGTCTAGGGTGAGAGCTGCCCCTGAATACTggctctctcttccctccagcTGCAGAGGAGAGCCCGGAGGAATTCAGCTGTGAGGCCTGTGAGTCTGCCCACGACCCGGAACACCCTTCGTCCTGGGACCAGGTGCTCAGTGGCTGGCTGGGGCCTGGTGGGCCTGAACAGGAGGACAGAGAAGCTCCATGAGGTGCAGCTACAAATAGAGTCGAACCAGGAGTGCAACCAGCGCTTCAGCTTCTTCAATCTCCAAACACAGATTTGTGTGGGTGACTCCAGGGAGAGGAAGAGCGCCTTCAGGGTGAGCTCAGTACATTGGCCTGCACTGCCTGAGAcagccctcctcccacccccacccccacccccacccccacagcctgGGCAAACTAGGGGTGGGGACAGATTACAGCCAAGGCCTCACCTGGGAAGCAGGAGGCTGCAGCTGGGGTTCTTCCCCATCAGTCTAACCCCTGGGGCAAAGGGAGGAGCACCAGGCCTCCCTGCACAGGCGGCACCACTCTCCTGTGGGCAAGGGGTGCCTGCACTCTGTGTGGAGACCATTAACCCCACCAACACCTGCAGCCCAGAGATGAAAAGACCCAGAAGCTCCATCCTGTCCCCCACAGTACTCCCATATCTCCCTCACAGTTCATCCACTCTGCCTCCTCAGCCCCAGGGCAACAGGAACAAGGAGGCCTGACTTCCAACACCTTCTCTTTCACCCACAGGGAGACTCTGGAGGCCCCCTGGTGTGTAACAGAGTGGCCCAGGGAATTGTCTCCTATGGAAGCAGTGTGGGGATTCCTCCAGCTGTGTTTACCAGGATCTCCAGCTTCATGCCCTGGATAAAGAGAACAATGAGGCGGTTCACACAGTCAGACTGAGACCCTCCTGTGACTCATTGTTCTGCTCTGGGGCAAAGTCacatttttttgggttttttttgaggGGTGTGGAAAGATAtccataaataaacatataaatacccATTACTATAAAGGAAGTAAGAAGATGACTCCGTATTTTAGAACAGAGGACTTGCACATGTGAGGACCCAGTTGCAACCCCGagcaccttcataagccagagctgagcagtgctctagtctctagtctctctctctctctctctctctctctctttttttctctctctgcttatctgtctctcttcctctcaatcccataaaaaaaaataagtcaggagactggtaaaatagctcacctttgTGAGAAATGGCCTAGCTGGTTGTAACCTTTTCAGTGATGTTTATCGatccagtctgactacagacccctgaccCTTGCACATCTATGTGACTACaaccatgccttgtttttcttcaaagttagcttagacttcccagccccctcctcactcTTCCTTTCCCATCATAGTCACACTGTAAGCTAAGACTTCTCAGCCCCCTCCCCAATTTCTTCTCACACATGCTTTCCCATCATAGCCTCATTGTAAGCTTAGACTCCCAAGCCCCCTCCTCGCATCCATTCCCACCCCCTTTTCCCCATGAACATGGTTAGATTGTGAGCCAGTTCCCTCTCgacaggttg
This DNA window, taken from Erinaceus europaeus chromosome 16, mEriEur2.1, whole genome shotgun sequence, encodes the following:
- the LOC103126509 gene encoding cathepsin G-like: MQPLLLLVVFLLPPRTQTGQIIGGREARPHSHPYMAYLRIQAPVGTVSCGGFLVREDFVLTAAHCHGSSIVVTLGAHDIGAQERTQQRIPVSQAIRHPDYNQEEFQNDIMLLKLQRRARRNSAVRPVSLPTTRNTLRPGTRCSVAGWGLVGLNRRTEKLHEVQLQIESNQECNQRFSFFNLQTQICVGDSRERKSAFRGDSGGPLVCNRVAQGIVSYGSSVGIPPAVFTRISSFMPWIKRTMRRFTQSD